A window from Microbacterium ginsengiterrae encodes these proteins:
- a CDS encoding DUF3263 domain-containing protein, which produces MLGDLTDRDRAILALEAAWPRHGGAKEEAIRRTLGMSPARYYQLLGRLIETEQALEHDPLLVRRLRRLRERRVDQRVARMRGFAG; this is translated from the coding sequence ATGCTCGGAGACCTCACCGATCGCGACCGCGCGATCCTCGCCCTGGAGGCGGCATGGCCGCGCCACGGGGGAGCGAAGGAAGAGGCGATCCGGCGCACGCTGGGAATGAGCCCCGCACGGTACTACCAGCTGCTGGGGCGCCTGATCGAGACGGAGCAGGCACTCGAACACGATCCCCTCCTCGTGCGGCGTCTCCGTCGCCTGCGTGAGCGTCGGGTCGACCAGCGCGTTGCGCGGATGCGCGGGTTCGCCGGGTAA